One window from the genome of Montipora foliosa isolate CH-2021 chromosome 5, ASM3666993v2, whole genome shotgun sequence encodes:
- the LOC138002401 gene encoding uncharacterized protein yields the protein MADIKNLFLQIKLKRGDQNSHRFLWRDFQADKTPDVYCMTRITFGDTPSPFLSIATVQKHVREHEEDYPVAAKEVKENMYVDDILTGAPDDDCAVQLKDDLCNLLSKGGFPLTKWASNSQKVMEATPSRERAPTLMSTADQEKMCDSLKALGTSWNTQDDLLTFTNVSSILTEADPKTKRSLISLYSRIFDPMGLLTPFLMVPKLLFQELWVRGLDWDQSLDSDIAEAWETWKQELADVSHIEVHRWLLHGLPSVDKVELHGFGDASQRAYGSAVYLCAEDREGNRVSNLVMAKSRVAPSKQVTLPRLELLAAFITAKLINYVTEALQIMTDAVYAWSDSQIALAWIKGPSSRWKVFVANRVQDIQQRVAPSQWRFCPGNQNPADFLTRGISASQLKEKELWWNGPQWLKQSCRHWPVRETLEREDPECLVEATKEAQEVPHASCFVCLPPVDESTALATRYETWQRLIRITAWILKWLRLHGQPKEGKLSAQEIKESEFVWLRNRQRIAFLPEIEELCNKKQVSERSCIVKLDPQFDKTKRLLVVGGRLQFAQIPEEEKHQILIPHNDPVIEKLIMHVHVKASHAGPETTLAVLRQRFWLTQGRREVKRVLRKCLTCKHWRTQPVQQKMAPLPAERVQIAPPFTNIGLDFTGPLYLKVKEGSKTSTSKAYICIFICEDSRAVHLELLNSMTTEDFLQAFRRMANRRGMAEVIHSDNQTTFHKAAKVFKASTQRMKLAKIDPSVVENKLADQGVKWKFITERASHRGGQWERVCRQLKEPLKKVLGRAFLTYTEMMTVLTDIEAMINSRPLTYIGDDIRDGRIITPALLAIGRDLERLPDNPPKKADVSLSERYRYQQRLQNHFWSRWLREYLPGLTVRQKWTREEIPLKENDVVLISEDNLPRGKWRIGKVIQTYPGKDDRVHTVKLQTKKGIINRPVQKLHLLEEHKQRVTSENHHEDQADNQFPEVRRVGNDCSSFVGEDVQARVQLTYPYKSRFGRVIRPPKRL from the coding sequence ATGGCGGATATTAAAAATTTGTTTCTCCAAATCAAACTGAAACGTGGAGATCAAAACAGTCACAGATTTCTGTGGAGAGATTTTCAAGCTGACAAGACGCCAGATGTTTATTGTATGACCAGGATAACATTTGGAGACACACCCTCGCCCTTTCTGTCAATCGCTACAGTACAGAAACACGTTCGAGAACACGAGGAAGATTACCCAGTTGCAGCTAAAGAAGTGAAAGAGAATATGTACGTTGACGATATACTCACTGGTGCCCCAGACGACGATTGTGCAGTGCAGCTTAAAGACGACCTCTGCAATCTTCTTTCAAAAGGGGGATTTCCGTTAACAAAGTGGGCTTCAAACTCCCAGAAGGTGATGGAAGCAACTCCTTCGCGAGAGAGAGCACCAACACTCATGTCAACTGCTGACCAGGAAAAGATGTGCGACTCATTAAAAGCACTAGGGACGTCATGGAATACGCAAGATGATCTTTTGACCTTTACAAACGTTTCCAGTATCCTAACTGAGGCAGATCCCAAGACCAAGAGAAGTTTGATTAGCCTATATTCCAGAATATTTGATCCGATGGGGTTGTTGACTCCGTTCCTGATGGTACCAAAGTTACTATTTCAAGAACTATGGGTGCGAGGTCTTGACTGGGATCAGTCATTGGACTCTGACATCGCCGAAGCATGGGAAACGTGGAAGCAGGAATTGGCCGACGTGAGTCACATCGAAGTTCATAGATGGTTATTGCATGGTTTGCCATCCGTTGACAAAGTAGAGCTCCATGGATTCGGAGACGCCAGTCAAAGAGCCTATGGATCAGCAGTTTACCTTTGTGCTGAAGACCGAGAAGGCAACAGAGTCTCTAATTTAGTGATGGCCAAGTCCAGAGTTGCGCCATCTAAGCAAGTTACTTTACCAAGGCTAGAACTTCTTGCAGCATTCATAACCGCCAAGCTGATAAATTACGTCACAGAAGCTCTCCAAATAATGACGGACGCAGTTTACGCTTGGTCAGACAGTCAGATTGCGCTTGCGTGGATAAAAGGACCCAGTTCCAGGTGGAAAGTTTTCGTAGCAAACAGAGTTCAAGATATCCAACAAAGGGTTGCACCAAGCCAGTGGAGATTCTGCCCAGGAAACCAGAATCCTGCAGACTTTCTCACAAGAGGGATTTCAGCATCTCAGCTCAAGGAAAAGGAACTTTGGTGGAATGGTCCTCAATGGTTAAAGCAATCTTGTCGTCACTGGCCAGTCCGTGAGACGCTTGAACGAGAAGATCCAGAGTGTCTAGTTGAAGCAACAAAAGAAGCGCAAGAAGTACCACATGCAAGTTGTTTTGTATGTCTACCACCTGTTGATGAAAGCACCGCATTGGCAACAAGATACGAAACCTGGCAGCGTTTGATAAGGATAACCGCGTGGATTCTCAAGTGGCTACGATTACATGGGCAGCCCAAGGAGGGAAAACTGTCAGCCCAGGAGATAAAGGAGTCGGAGTTCGTATGGTTAAGAAACAGACAAAGAATTGCCTTTCTTCCAGAAATTGAAGAACTGTGTAACAAGAAACAAGTGTCTGAAAGAAGTTGCATAGTTAAGCTTGATCCTCAGTTTGACAAAACTAAGAGATTGCTTGTGGTTGGAGGCCGTCTTCAGTTTGCTCAAATACCTGAAGAAGAAAAGCATCAAATTCTTATTCCACACAATGATCCTGTTATTGAAAAACTGATCATGCACGTACATGTGAAAGCAAGTCACGCTGGACCAGAGACTACTCTCGCAGTTCTACGTCAGCGATTTTGGCTTACACAAGGAAGACGAGAAGTAAAACGAGTCTTGAGAAAATGTCTCACTTGCAAGCATTGGAGAACTCAGCCAGTTCAACAAAAGATGGCACCCCTACCTGCTGAGCGAGTACAGATAGCACCACCATTCACCAACATTGGTCTAGACTTCACAGGTCCGTTGTACTTGAAAGTAAAAGAAGGTTCCAAGACATCTACTTCAAAAGCCTACATATGTATTTTTATCTGTGAAGATTCCCGTGCAGTCCATTTGGAGCTATTAAACAGTATGACAACTGAGGACTTCTTGCAAGCCTTTCGACGTATGGCTAATCGAAGAGGAATGGCGGAGGTGATTCATTCAGATAATCAGACAACGTTCCACAAGGCCGCAAAGGTTTTTAAGGCATCGACTCAAAGAATGAAATTAGCGAAGATAGACCCAAGCGTTGTAGAAAACAAATTGGCCGACCAAGGCGTAAAGTGGAAGTTTATTACAGAAAGAGCCAGTCATCGAGGAGGTCAGTGGGAAAGAGTATGCCGACAACTCAAGGAACCACTGAAGAAAGTGTTAGGTAGAGCCTTCCTCACTTACACGGAGATGATGACAGTCTTAACAGACATAGAAGCTATGATCAACTCACGTCCCCTCACTTATATTGGTGACGACATCAGAGATGGAAGAATTATTACTCCAGCATTGCTTGCCATTGGAAGAGACTTAGAACGTCTACCAGATAACCCTCCCAAGAAAGCGGACGTGTCGCTCTCGGAACGTTATAGATATCAACAACGACTTCAAAATCACTTTTGGTCCCGTTGGCTGCGAGAATATTTGCCCGGACTCACTGTTCGTCAAAAATGGACAAGAgaagaaattccactgaaagaAAATGACGTCGTTCTGATATCCGAAGATAACCTTCCCAGAGGAAAGTGGAGGATCGGTAAAGTTATACAAACCTATCCCGGAAAAGACGACAGGGTTCACACCGTGAAGCTCCAAACTAAGAAAGGAATCATTAACAGACCAGTACAGAAGTTACACTTGTTAGAAGAACATAAACAGAGAGTTACCAGTGAGAATCACCATGAAGACCAGGCAGACAATCAGTTTCCCGAGGTCCGAAGAGTAGGAAATGACTGTTCGTCATTCGTGGGGGAGGATGTACAAGCCCGCGTGCAATTGACATATCCGTATAAATCGCGATTTGGACGCGTAATTAGGCCTCCTAAGAGAttataa
- the LOC138002400 gene encoding uncharacterized protein: protein MDILLLNLINVRIFVIYRPPPSQVNGLSVSLFFAEFSQFLEHIVILPETILILGDFNLHVNTADDVNSKRFLDLLLSFNLKQHVLCPTYNGRYTLDLMITRSDDLFVSDVCTSVIVISDHSPVLCHLNPVKPLSKTKFVNFRNLKFICLDSFKRDISVSLACVDNSDISKLVSHYHEVLASTLNTHAPLKRRAVTVRVKKAPWYRPEIDLQKKAVSEDDVSRLIGSSVKSCSLDPIPASLLLKCLDSFLPTLVRIINLSLSKGVFPDSLKVAKVTPILKKANADHEVFSNFRPVSNLQFLSKLIEKAVAYQLNCYLAEHDLHDLFQSAYKAMHSTETALVRIHNDILQSVDAGNCVILIFLDMSAAFDTVVHDVLLDRLANRFGVRDVVLSWFSSYLTNRKQFVGINESSSCLVNLDVGVPQGSVLGPLLYLLYTSPLADVVKHHNVSYHFHADDSQLYLSFKGNQQLAQSRQSLKCLTDISSWMLANGLKLNHDKTELMCIHSRFLSRPPLDEIVVGGETIVPCTSAVNLGIVFDECMTGELQVSKICKSSYFHLRNLSSIRKYLTTNAAHTIVHAFISSRLDYCNALLYGLPKYLVDRLQHVQNSAARVVTFTGKFDHITPVLIDLYWLPVYYRVIFKLLLLTYKALNDQVKLYQDFKERINRYLEISRQVLTPTERGGHHFTDTVSCLDPRVGKELQVVGSQVEDHIQPHDSVSQIALRPTGKPQPHVLQSRSGSGTASVSRASQRSAAGERIMLAVEKAAMIVEASLLSEQDSLAQERLRLEQQERLLKLKTEIAKTEAKEKIYEDFEVTDDEYSSQIRPSSGQSGVKIEPSFLISTPGVSSDERPSLSQPRNEALFTDPRPRQGVLQSPEKKPLLP, encoded by the exons ATGGACATTCTGTTACTGAACTTGATAAACGTTAGGATTTTTGTCATATATCGTCCTCCTCCTTCACAAGTTAATGGTTTGTCAGTTTCGCTATTTTTTGCAgaattttctcaatttttgGAGCACATTGTTATTCTTCCCGAAACCATTCTCATTCTTGGAGATTTCAACCTCCATGTTAATACTGCAGATGATGTTAACAGTAAGAGGTTTCTTGATCTTCTTCTGTCTTTTAACCTTAAACAGCACGTTCTCTGTCCTACGTATAATGGTCGTTACACCCTTGATCTTATGATCACTCGCTCTGACGACTTGTTTGTATCTGATGTATGTACATCTGTTATAGTCATCTCTGATCATTCTCCTGTTCTCTGCCATCTTAATCCTGTTAAGCCTCTTAGTAAGACGAAATTTGTCAATTTCAGAAATCTAAAATTTATCTGCCTTGATTCTTTCAAGCGTGATATCAGTGTCTCTCTCGCTTGTGTTGATAATTCTGATATATCTAAGCTGGTTTCACACTATCATGAGGTGCTTGCCTCTACACTCAACACTCATGCTCCACTGAAGCGTAGAGCTGTTACTGTTCGTGTTAAAAAAGCGCCTTGGTACAGGCCTGAAATTGACCTCCAGAAGAAA gcAGTGAGCGAAGATGATGTTTCACGTCTAATAGGGTCGTCAGTGAAATCGTGCAGTCTTGATCCAATTCCTGCCTCTCTTTTGTTAAAGTGTCTGGATTCTTTTTTACCTACTTTGGTGAGAATTATCAACCTTTCTCTGTCTAAAGGTGTGTTTCCTGATTCTCTTAAAGTGGCCAAAGTCACTCCTATTCTTAAAAAAGCTAATGCTGATCATGaagttttttcaaatttccgtCCTGTTTCAAATCTTCAGTTTTTATCTAAACTGATTGAAAAGGCTGTTGCATATCAGCTTAATTGTTATCTTGCTGAACACGATCTTCATGATTTGTTTCAGTCGGCGTATAAAGCTATGCACAGCACTGAAACGGCTTTGGTACGTATCCACAACGACATCCTTCAATCTGTTGATGCTGGCAACTGTGTCATTCTGATTTTCCTTGATATGTCAGCTGCGTTTGATACAGTTGTTCATGATGTCTTACTTGATAGACTTGCTAATCGTTTTGGTGTCAGGGATGTTGTTCTAAGCTGGTTTAGTTCGTACCTCACAAATAGAAAGCAATTCGTTGGTATCAATGAGTCTTCCTCGTGCCTTGTCAACCTTGATGTTGGAGTGCCACAGGGCTCAGTACTAGGGCCTCTTCTTTACTTGCTCTATACTTCTCCATTAGCTGACGTTGTTAAGCATCATAATGTTAGTTATCATTTTCACGCTGACGATTCTCAGTTGTATTTGTCGTTTAAGGGTAACCAACAGCTTGCACAATCGAGACAGTCTTTGAAATGTCTCACTGACATTTCATCGTGGATGCTTGCTAATGGTTTGAAGCTAAATCATGATAAGACAGAGCTGATGTGCATCCACTCTAGGTTTCTTAGTCGCCCTCCATTAGATGAGATTGTAGTTGGTGGTGAAACTATTGTCCCTTGTACTTCTGCTGTTAATTTGGGAATAGTTTTCGATGAATGCATGACTGGGGAACTTCAAGTCAGCAAGATTTGCAAGTCGTCTTATTTTCACTTAAGAAATCTGTCTTCTATTAGAAAATATCTTACTACTAATGCTGCTCACACTATTGTTCACGCTTTCATTTCTTCTAGACTCGATTACTGTAATGCTCTTCTTTATGGGCTCCCTAAATATCTTGTTGACAGGCTACAGCACGTTCAGAATTCTGCTGCTCGTGTTGTTACTTTTACAGGGAAGTTTGATCACATCACCCCTGTGTTGATTGATCTTTATTGGCTTCCTGTATACTATAGGGTTATCTTCAAGTTGCTTCTGCTCACTTATAAGGCCTTAAATG ATCAAGTTAAGCTGTATCAAGATTTTAAGGAGAGAATTAACCGGTACTTAGAAATTTCGAGGCAAGTCCTAACACCAACCGAGCGTGGTGGTCACCATTTTACGGACACTGTCAGTTGTCTTGATCCAAGAGTCGGTAAAGAGTTGCAAGTAGTAGGGTCCCAAGTAGAAGATCACATTCAGCCTCACGATTCTGTTAGCCAAATCGCGTTAAGGCCAACCGGTAAGCCACAACCACATGTTTTGCAATCGCGTTCTGGGTCGGGTACCGCCAGTGTTTCAAGGGCTTCTCAGCGTTCTGCCGCTGGAGAAAGAATTATGCTTGCTGTGGAGAAAGCTGCGATGATTGTTGAGGCTTCCTTGTTGAGTGAACAAGATTCACTTGCACAGGAAAGGCTACGTTTGGAACAGCAGGAAAGACtcctaaaattaaaaactgagATCGCTAAGACAGAAGCCAAAGAAAAAATCTATGAGGACTTTGAAGTTACTGATGATGAATATTCTAGTCAAATCCGTCCGTCGTCTGGTCAATCGGGTGTTAAGATCGAGCCTTCCTTCCTTATTAGTACACCAGGTGTTTCAAGTGATGAGAGACCTAGTCTTAGTCAGCCACGTAATGAAGCTCTTTTTACCGATCCACGCCCTCGACAAGGGGTGCTCCAATCGCCAGAAAAAAAGCCTTTACTCCCTTAA
- the LOC138002402 gene encoding uncharacterized protein produces MIATEQAFLVPQNLDEAETLVNKLTIEDLRAFCFTFGLSQDGTKASLKERLMEYYEEKFKSSLGSPVPMPRRRHSAESLKTTEKETLFSSALVDVEQRIDNLEFVVSQMREYMDESLKQFRVSLTESIKESTERMMRAFDKPSDGDPRINSGPNRFVPDIKFVAANRKLNFLEKNAIGACVELEKLLHAEAAPTRIESQLKRLSKYETDCLHSVEEILANVEDDSLIEETLKDWDEFHSGILRISGRAEEFIAQSRAKYSSSEYSENITSVKLPLLQLPKFCGNILEWSAFYNAFLASVDSHKRLSNVQKFTHLRSCLNGRAYKCIEGYAVTNDNYPKALQDLRGRFGRKRLLVNELVKSILNLDVPVKTDGKSLRHLYDTLQNRMRSLESLGLKPDNNPSLSMVLLPIFDTKLPRELKEKWEFELTKYDDDEDDKEINIKKFFRFLEGHVLSKEAHDDMKSSSPKPRKRFGRETGSRIPDNEEYTSAQALVGSSDFKKVKCGFCGKNHETIKCPSALNKTPDERWQMLMKRKGAPTCFNCLQPGSISHNSRTCKAPRCPVDECGRKHHQLLHTSDKPIENEGDIQVVSGFVCTNKQNLLPTASAKLMHEDKECQIRILLDSGSQQTFLKKSIADDLNMKSQGSPVTMNIKVLGGQEQRKRMDRVRFMLTPLDSGVDQAVSIDAWTISSVCAPLTAVDVDVRKCAHLRNLKLADTFPRKAAPVDLLVGADQYYKLVQGNIRRGRPGTPIATKSRLG; encoded by the coding sequence ATGATTGCAACAGAACAAGCGTTTCTTGTTCCACAGAATTTAGATGAGGCGGAGACGTTAGTAAACAAGCTAACCATTGAGGATTTAAGAGCTTTCTGTTTCACGTTTGGGCTCTCGCAAGATGGAACAAAAGCAAGTCTTAAAGAGCGACTTATGGAATATTATGAGGAGAAATTTAAATCGTCTTTAGGGTCTCCAGTGCCAATGCCACGAAGAAGACATTCGGCTGAAAGTCTCAAGACAACCGAGAAAGAAACGTTGTTTTCTTCAGCACTAGTCGACGTTGAACAAAGGATCGATAATTTGGAATTTGTGGTTTCTCAAATGAGGGAGTACATGGATGAATCGCTTAAACAGTTTCGTGTGTCTTTAACGGAATCCATTAAAGAGTCTACTGAACGAATGATGCGTGCTTTTGATAAGCCATCCGATGGAGATCCAAGAATAAACTCGGGTCCGAATCGATTTGTCCCCGATATAAAATTTGTCGCAGCGaatcgaaagttgaactttctGGAGAAGAATGCAATAGGAGCGTGTGTCGAATTGGAAAAATTGCTTCATGCGGAGGCTGCTCCCACGAGAATAGAAAGTCAATTAAAGAGGTTGAGTAAATACGAAACtgattgtttacattctgtGGAAGAAATTTTGGCGAACGTTGAAGACGATTCATTGATTGAAGAAACTTTAAAAGATTGGGACGAATTTCATTCAGGAATCCTAAGAATCTCTGGAAGAGCCGAAGAATTTATCGCCCAAAGCAGAGCGAAGTATTCTTCAAGTGAATACTCCGAGAACATCACAAGTGTTAAGCTGCCTCTGTTACAGTTGCCCAAGTTTTGTGGAAACATACTGGAATGGTCAGCGTTTTACAATGCATTTCTGGCATCGGTTGACTCTCATAAAAGACTTAGCAACGTGCAGAAGTTTACCCATTTGAGATCGTGTTTGAATGGCAGGGCGTACAAGTGTATTGAGGGTTACGCGGTCACTAACGATAATTATCCAAAGGCACTACAAGACTTACGAGGTCGTTTTGGACGGAAGCGTTTGTTAGTGAACGAACTTGTCAAGTCCATTTTGAATTTGGATGTTCCGGTGAAAACTGATGGGAAGTCTTTGAGACATTTGTATGATACGTTGCAAAACCGAATGAGGAGTCTGGAGTCGCTTGGTCTCAAGCCTGATAACAACCCTAGCCTATCCATGGTGTTGCTTCCTATTTTTGACACGAAGCTACCACGTGAGCTCAAAGAGAAATGGGAGTTCGAGCTCACGAAATAtgacgatgatgaagatgacaagGAGATCaatatcaagaaattctttcgATTCTTGGAAGGTCACGTGCTCAGTAAAGAGGCTCACGATGATATGAAGAGTAGTTCACCAAAACCCAGAAAACGATTTGGTAGAGAAACAGGGTCCAGGATCCCGGATAACGAAGAATATACTTCCGCGCAAGCCCTAGTCGGATCTTCCGACTTCAAGAAAGTGAAGTGTGGGTTTTGTGGGAAGAATCATGAAACTATTAAGTGTccgtcagccttgaacaagacGCCTGACGAAAGATGGCAAATGCTAATGAAACGCAAAGGTGCTCCAACATGCTTTAATTGTTTGCAGCCAGGTAGCATATCTCATAATTCAAGGACCTGCAAGGCACCGCGATGTCCTGTTGATGAATGTGGAAGGAAACATCACCAACTTCTACACACTTCAGACAAGCCGATTGAAAATGAAGGAGACATTCAAGTCGTATCAGGGTTTGTTTGTACAAACAAACAGAATTTGCTGCCAACCGCTTCTGCAAAATTGATGCATGAAGACAAGGAATGCCAAATTCGTATCCTCCTGGATAGTGGATCACAACAGACATTCCTTAAGAAATCTATTGCTGATGATTTAAATATGAAGTCACAAGGATCTCCTGTTACTATGAATATTAAAGTACTCGGAGGTCAAGAACAGCGAAAGAGAATGGATCGCGTGAGGTTCATGTTGACACCTCTTGACTCAGGTGTTGATCAAGCAGTTTCCATTGACGCCTGGACGATAAGCAGTGTTTGCGCCCCCTTAACAGCTGTAGATGTTGATGTTAGGAAGTGTGCACACCTTAGAAACCTAAAGCTTGCTGACACCTTCCCAAGGAAAGCTGCTCCTGTTGACTTGTTAGTCGGGGCCGACCAATACTACAAGCTAGTTCAAGGAAACATTAGAAGAGGCCGTCCAGGAACACCGATCGCAACAAAGTCAAGACTGGGCTGA